From the Candidatus Omnitrophota bacterium genome, one window contains:
- a CDS encoding SH3 domain-containing protein: MRKNAIFMISCFLLCASVVAGAESAGTFQDAIDHYENGEYAKACEVFESLIGGGAMTDNIFYDLGNSYLRIGRIGKAILNYERVLVLSPRDSDALSNLSLARSLMKRRDTNVPENPLRREGTHLLALLSIGEVAVGMWICLLLILSLTFVHKVKRIKVYGGDIYLVALLVLFFSFMGLFRIKIEHFHKTAFIVTPIADMRYGPSEESAIVSPVYDGMKVTILRQDGSWCKIRMNESHQSGWVKTSHIERINFITTRK; encoded by the coding sequence ATGAGAAAGAACGCTATATTCATGATCAGTTGTTTCTTGCTCTGCGCATCGGTAGTAGCTGGGGCCGAAAGTGCCGGTACCTTCCAGGACGCGATAGATCATTACGAGAACGGGGAATACGCCAAGGCGTGTGAAGTCTTTGAATCCCTTATCGGTGGAGGGGCCATGACGGATAATATTTTTTATGATCTTGGGAACTCATATCTTCGCATAGGCCGTATTGGTAAGGCTATATTGAATTATGAGCGTGTTTTGGTGCTTTCTCCCCGGGATAGTGACGCGCTCTCTAACCTTTCACTGGCGCGAAGCCTTATGAAGCGACGGGACACGAACGTCCCGGAGAATCCCCTGAGGAGGGAAGGGACACATTTACTTGCATTGCTCTCGATAGGAGAAGTGGCCGTTGGTATGTGGATATGCTTATTGCTTATACTTTCCCTGACATTCGTACATAAGGTGAAAAGGATCAAGGTTTACGGCGGTGATATATATTTGGTCGCATTGCTGGTACTGTTCTTTTCTTTCATGGGTTTATTCCGGATAAAGATCGAGCATTTTCACAAAACGGCCTTTATTGTCACTCCTATCGCGGATATGAGGTACGGACCCAGCGAGGAGAGCGCGATCGTATCTCCAGTATATGATGGCATGAAGGTCACTATTCTTCGCCAGGATGGATCATGGTGTAAGATACGGATGAACGAAAGCCATCAATCCGGCTGGGTGAAGACCTCTCACATAGAGCGTATCAATTTTATAACTACCCGAAAATAA
- a CDS encoding VWA domain-containing protein: protein MSMHFADPVILTVLACLLPLLVVFIAWSAKNRTKILAKFAQPELLPKIIPFYSRDRRLLRYSLEVAALALIIIALARPQWGFFWKENKKAGLDLLVAVDTSKSMLTVDIKPDRLTFVKNELKHFIKGLRGDRTGLIAFSGEAFLLCPFTMDHSGYILAVNSLDTNSIPTGGTSIPSAIDEALKAYKAVGAENKLMVLITDGDNTEGDIEKAIQEAKKENVTVSCIGIGTDKGDLIPVLDEKGQMTYVKNSQGVLVKSRLMEDVLKGIAEDTGGIYVRASQEDLGLNAIYDDYRSRFTKSISKEPKTKVLKERYQLFLLAGILFLISEIILSAVVENE, encoded by the coding sequence ATGAGCATGCATTTCGCTGATCCTGTGATATTGACCGTCCTGGCGTGTTTGTTGCCGCTGTTGGTCGTATTTATCGCCTGGTCGGCTAAGAACCGGACGAAGATCTTGGCAAAATTCGCGCAGCCGGAACTTTTGCCCAAGATAATACCATTTTACAGCCGGGATAGGAGACTCTTACGCTACAGTCTTGAGGTTGCCGCATTGGCTCTCATCATCATCGCTCTTGCGCGTCCTCAATGGGGATTTTTCTGGAAGGAGAACAAGAAGGCCGGGCTTGATCTTCTCGTGGCGGTGGACACATCGAAAAGCATGCTTACCGTTGATATTAAGCCGGATCGGCTGACGTTCGTAAAGAACGAGCTTAAGCATTTTATCAAGGGACTTCGTGGGGACCGGACAGGGTTAATTGCATTCTCGGGTGAGGCTTTTCTCCTCTGTCCGTTCACGATGGACCATAGCGGGTATATACTGGCGGTAAATTCCCTTGATACTAATAGTATTCCCACGGGAGGCACGTCTATCCCAAGCGCGATAGATGAAGCGTTAAAAGCGTATAAAGCTGTAGGCGCGGAAAACAAACTGATGGTGTTGATAACAGATGGGGATAATACGGAAGGCGATATTGAAAAGGCGATCCAGGAAGCGAAAAAAGAGAACGTGACGGTCTCTTGCATAGGTATTGGCACTGATAAGGGCGATCTGATCCCGGTATTGGATGAAAAAGGCCAAATGACCTATGTCAAGAATAGCCAGGGGGTCCTTGTTAAGTCCCGGCTTATGGAGGATGTCCTGAAAGGCATAGCTGAAGATACAGGTGGGATCTATGTCCGGGCCAGCCAGGAAGATCTGGGCCTGAACGCTATCTATGATGACTATAGGTCCCGGTTCACTAAAAGCATATCAAAAGAGCCGAAGACCAAAGTACTTAAAGAGAGATATCAACTATTCCTACTTGCCGGGATATTGTTTCTTATCTCGGAAATTATCCTGTCTGCGGTGGTGGAAAATGAGTAA